CTTCAtatatgttcatagcatctgcaGGTGACCCATACCTCAAGAACCCCCGAATGACTTCGGTGTATGTTTGATAATCAGGGAACAAATCCTCCTTTCTCATACTTTCCCACAATTGCATCGCATCATCCATTTTTTTGCATTTCGCTAATGCAATAATCAAGTCCTTGTACAGATAGACATCAGGCTTATACCAGTCCTGCTTTCGAATCACTCTAAACACCTGAAAATTCAATCAAGTTTTTCCATAAGCCCCAAGTAAAAACCTTGAGGTTGAGCAGAAAGCAAGGTTCTCACCAACTTTCAAGGGAACTCTTACATATCctctgaaaattaaaaaatggagaTGCAGCCTTATGCTGAGCACTTATTGCTAGGATAAACATTAAGGTAAACAGAACCTTGTCACTAACTTCAAATTCTGACTACTGACAAAAACTCTTGACTAACCCAAATgagtaaaatataaacaaaaacttcaaaaaaagaaaaaccacatTCCCAATGAAAAGAATCCTCATTCAACAGCACAAGCACATTACTTTCTCCAATCCTATTTTCCACTTAAACAAACAATGGTTAAGACTTTCATTCAAACATCAAATTCTACAACCAAAATTCAACTGCttgaagaaaaaacaatcataGTATTCAAACCCCAAAAAAAGAGAACAGTCGCAATCACATTATGAGTAATCTAGAACTTGACAAACCCAAGGCCccctttttgaaaaaaaaaaagttgcggGAGAAACCCAGTGGAGCAAACAATATGAAGAGAAAATTCAAGTGAAGAAAAAGGACCTCAACAGCAAGAGAAACCTCCTCTTGGCGCTCAAGCTCAGTGAGCACAGCAACCATATCCATCTTCAGGAGCCTCAACACATGGGACTTAATGAACTTGCGAAGGTTCTCTTCATCgtctttgaatcttttcaaaCCCAATATCACAAAGAGAGCTTCTTTCCCTATCAGTTTCTTCCCTCTCCAAAGGGGTCCCCTTGGCCTTCCGTCGTGGTAAAGCTTCGAACCCAAGAGGGGTTTGTACGAACCCACTTCTAAAACTGGAAATTGGAACCTTGTAGACTCTTTAATGGGCGCTTTGATTAGGTTTTGCAGAATTTTTGCAGAGAATATTGGGATCTTCGATCTTGAAAATGCTCGAATCGCCATTGCCACTCCGGCCGACAGAGGGGACCGCCACTGTGCAGCTTGAGGTCTTCCTCTAGAAACTCgaccttttctctctttctatgtCTCTCAAAGGCCCAAACCCAAAGATTCCGGGCCTGGTTGGCCCATTAAGCCCATAGTATTTTGAAACACTCCATTAggttttttattcaaaaaataataataattttaaataatacgccacaatattaaaaatattaacacaCTTATCACAGGTTTTTCCGAGTAGGTTGAACTTGCATGttcaaaatatgaattcattttattttttttaatttttattttttgaagacaagaatttatattttataacgaaacttagataataaaaatggaagaagaattGTAATGATtactaaaatatcaattttcattttttttttcctcattattCTTCTTTACAAATGATGagcttaagaaaaatataaccaTCATccattttaatgatttatatcCTAATTTCCAATAGTGATTCAATGAAAACTCTCTCTTAAAAAGGAATTATGATGATATCATTTAAAACTCGAATAATGATTATAGTAAACGTTTCCAATCTTTATaacatttgaaaacttttatatgttaaaaaaatgagaaacattTCTTCAAATTACTATAAGATATCGTTTTGGTTTCATATTAACTTCTTTtgttatatatagatatttgtgaaagatttcaagATTATAGAAGATTTTGATTGTTGAGTAGGGTTGAAGtagcttttaaaatattttaaagttctATTAGATTATTAACGGAGAATATTTGAAAGTTAATTTACggcttaaaatatttataattgtcaccatattatatattataaggAAGAAAATAGATTTGCACATTAAAttgtttagttaaaaaaaatgtatgtcaTGTAGATTACTATTCGAAAGGTTACATTTTGTTAGAGATATTATAAAGTTTAGATTTAAAGTGAAATTAACcaaacataaataaaagaaataataagtgCTGAAGATGCTATCTGGATGGCATGAAATTCCACAGTTATTGAATGTGTTATAGATACCCATAGAGAATCAACACTTCCATAGTCCCATGACAATATGGGGTTAGCTCTAATTACTAATCTGAAGGCATATCATTATCTGTATACACAACAATGGGACTCTTCACCAGATGCCTACCATCGGACCACACCAGCAAAGCAGACTCCATTAATCCCAATCCTTTTCCAACAACACTCACAGCAAAGGGTTTCTCCTCATTTAGTGACCGGAAAGAGAGAACATTAGGAATCACGCGCACCTTGAGTCGTGGGCTTGTTGTGGTGACTTCTGCTTTGTATATGGACGGTGCAGGGCCAACATTTTTAACTCTCCTAGGAAACTCGACTTTGAAAGGCTTATTTGGTGGAACTTTAACTGCCATGGAAGGATAATTGAGATCCTTTGCTGAGAATGTACTGTTCTTGGGACATTGGCTGTTTTCTCCTGTAATGAGTCTCATATTTTTTGAATCATAGCCCATGCCGCATAGCATATTAACGTAGTCTTGTTTATGGGCATGGTATATTAAACCAGGACTTATGGCTTTTACTGGATTAACATGCCCAGATCCATAAGCTAGTTCGCCATCTGGGGTTCTGGTAGCATTCATCCTCCATGCTGTGAACACAAGAAATTCAGAAACTTAGTGcacaaaatttatgaaacaaaCTCAGTGAAATTAGCTTTCATTATGTAACGGCTTACTCTCAATTGTGTAAATATTGTCATATTATGTCTTTATGGGCGGGTCAAATAAACTGTCACATTGTGGTGAGGTCAGGTTCGGATATGATAAATTTGTAGTAGTTTGCTTTCAATAGTGTAAATATTGCTAGAGCTCAAAAAACTCTCATGACTTTGAAAAATGTTTACATGATATAGAGAAGCCCATACATATATCCAGTTCAAAgaactttttctcttatttgatgTGGGATAACACAACTTACCAGTAGTCATAAGAGCGGATTGGATGGCTGAAGGAGACCAGTTAGGGTGGAAAGTCTTAACGTAGGCAGCCACTCCAGCAACATGGGGACAGGCCATAGAGGTTCCTGATATTATATTGTATCTAGCTACCCTTTTGTCTCCACTGATCTCTGAGGGGGAAGCGAGTGGGGAGAATGCTGCCAGGATATCTACTCCCGGGGCACTTATATCAGGCTGCAACATTGTTAAGCAAACCGAAGACGTGTATAAGTGAAATGAAACAAAACTAGGAGAAAGATATAGGTTATGGTTTAGATGTACCTTCAGAATTTCAGGCAAAATGATATTAGGGCCTCTCGATGAAAACTGAGCAACAACAGGAGCAGAGGCATCTTTTCTACTCACACTTCTCAATATGGTTGCTTCAGGCGATCTGTGAAACAAGAACCCCAGAATTTTATCACTCCAGGGAAAAAAATCCACACTCATGGAGTAATCATCTAAACCTCGGTTTGTAGAAAAGGAGAGATGAATAATTAATCAAGAAATGGATTATTTTGATTAGAATCCTCACTTTGTTGAATTGATGTATGACAACAGCTTGTTAAAACGCTTCGGTCTTAAAGCTGATGCAGGCAAGGGGACAATAAAAGAAACATCAGTTTGGAAGTCATTCAGCATAATTGCCCCAACGGCACCAGCCTTGAAAGCTTCCTGCAAACCCCAGAAGGCTTGACATACTACAATCTTTCCCTTCACCAATTTACTGTCTAAACACTTTGATATGCATCTCCTGAAATGCAGTGACAGTTCCAGTagttaatttgtatatttttctatttggaGAAACCAGATGAATATGAGCTTGAGAGCTGAACTTACTGGGCACTGAATGCATCACATTTAGATGTAGCATCTTTTCCATACACAAGAGGAAACTTCTCTCCTCTCAACTGGAAAGAATTAATTGCTGCACCCTGTTACATAATCAAATAAGTAGTCCACTCATAGTAAGAAGCACTAAAAATCTATGTAATATATATGAAGAAACACATTTTTCATAGCCAAGTTATGTAAATTATGGATTAATAGTACTTACAGTTAGTCTTGTTCCATCCCCAAGAATAACTTTGCTAATGATTCTGCGATCTGTGCTGCTGGCCGCTACACTGAGTAACCATGGTGCAACGCCTACTGCGGTTGCTCGCTTGGGTCCATTGTTGCCTGCAGAATTCACGGTTAAAATACCTTTCTGCATAGCATGAAAAGCGCCAATGGCGATGGAGTCAATAGTGAAATCAACTGCTCCTCCCAGGCCTAATGAAATTGTAATGATGTCAACCCCATCGGCAATAGCATCATCGAAGGCAGCCATTATATCTGCTTCCTCACATCCTGATGGATGGCAAACCTTATATGCAGCAATCCTTGCAGATGGATCCCCTCCTCTTGCAGTTCCCTTTGCCACCCCAAAGAAACTTGCAGTTACTGGGTTGCCAGCTGCTGTTGAGGCTGTGTGGGTTCCATGACCATCTATATCCCTCACATAATTATCAGGAGCTTTCTTTGCATTGTAATTTCGAGCTCCAATGAGCTTACTGTGAAATTTGCAGCAGAATAAATACAAAGAAGAGATGCAAATTAGCAACAGGGTGAAAGAGGGAGAGAATTTGACTATGGTAAAtgtattattttgttattagtaattgataactttaatttttataaaaatatggaaaaggGGTTGGTTAAGAGCTATGAAAGGATTAATAAACACTCCATCAATGTACAAgttaagaagaaaataatgcTGTAAAGAtgatataaaagagaaaataagcgGGATGAGAGTAGAGATattactttttccattttttttaaaaacaagaaattattaaaatcccgtttaatagtgattttaagaaacatttataatatttataacatttgaaaatttttattattcaattataaaaaagctttgaaatgttttctaaaattatggtcaaacacactttaaatgttgttaaaggaaagagaaagggaaatGAGGTATTAACGCCTaatatatagtaaaaaaaaaaaaatgtagaaattataacatgataaaaaaatatatatttgtctAGTTAGTAGtatgattattatttatcaattgtCAACAAAATTTATTGTCACTAAGAAAATGCATGCAAGAGGAGTAATTTGACTTAGGTGGATAGGAGAAGATGCATTGGCTTGACTAATCATATGAAGTTAGGAGTAATTCTTGATTTTTTGGCATCTTTATGTTAGTCATTGTGAAATTAAATAACTTTTGTCCTATTTGacaattgttttatatatgtaaaaattaaaaaaggaaaatatgtttaacTACCAAAAagctgaaaataatttttttgtaattagaaactgaaaataagatgttttcaaaaattatcttttatttatttttagttatttttttaaattattttaaaaaataattatacaaatataaaaattattaaacatatagtactacataaaaatataaaaaatagtttaaaatatttcaatttcccATATAGACTTCCTTATATAAcacatcataaaataattttaaaaaatacatccCAAAGTCTTCTATGTTTTTAATCACAGAATTTTCTAAGacttaacaaataaaaaataataaatcaattacgTAGAAAATAATTGGCTTCATATCATAATgaaattaattgttttcaattagCAGTAATCTTATATGAATACTAGGTAATTAAGGGCAGACacaaatagacaaaaaaaaagtggtaTTGAATCATATCTGAATATAAGGCTAATGAACACCAAACAACTAGTGAAATATGGGATATATGTATAAGTAGAGGATAGAAGATGAGAGTATTAGACACTGACATGACAATGAGATATTTCTTAATTGAAGGAATAAAATTATAAGCAAAACTTGAAAACTTAAGCTTACTTGTTGCAGGTGAAATTTTTGCCTCCCTGACAAACTCCTCTCCATTTTCTTGGGATAGGGCCAAAACCTTTATCACTAAAACTCTCTGATTCAGGCCAAATTCCAGTGTCAAAAACACCGATTATAACATCACTCTCAACACAAGGCCTTCGCCTGATGGACTCAGTGAAGCCCATGAAGTCCCAAGAACGTGATGTCTGAGGTTGGAGAGTTTTGCTTGGAAATATAGACACCACGTCTTCCATATCtgcatagaaataaaaagacATGTTATAACCTCACTATGTACatgaaataatttcaaaaaatttgcaAAAGGATTGTGCAATACTCACTAGCtagtctttctttttctctatcaGTGAGCCTGGCTGCAAATCCATTGAAACTCTTTCGATAGCTTCTCACGAAGGCTTGCGATATAGAACTAGCGAGATATTAAGACACAGTCAGAGTCGAAAATAACTCATGGGTAATTGTTGTTTTGAACCCTAATAGACTTAAATGTTACCTCGTCTCAAGAACACTTCCAAGAATACTATACTGTTGACCCATGGGTGAGTATGCCTGATTCTCAGGAAGGTGACCCAGGTACACCACATAAACCTGCATTATCGACAAAGCTACTAGTTAGTACTTGTAGCATCCATAAAAACGATAAAATTATGCAAAGAATGGCTgctaaaagaattaaaaaatacttgCCTTTCTATCTTCATCTGCAGCACAATATTGGGTTCTTGTTATGAAGAtgaaaacaattgcatatataTGATAAAACCATTGGTTATAGAACTTGGACATGGTCAAGTTCTCAAACCTGTAACAGCTGCAAGGCGTATGATCTCATTCCTAGTTAATATAtagagggatttttttttaaaaaaaaatttaaatttgatccTTGGATTTGTTTTGGTAAAGAGGTTTCATCGATCTATACataaacatttttcttaatcgggtgcttatttattttgtttttcattataaagaaaaaacatgtgCACTACGTGGttatttctctctatatataaatgCTTGTAATTTTGCGTTTTAGTTTTGTAGCCTAAATTAAAACCAGATTCACAATGAAGGTAATCCTGGAAGGCAGTAAAGTAGACATTTGTTGTAATCATTAATATCATATTGCCAGCATCCTATTCCAGGCAAGACAATTACGCCACTTTAAGTAAAATCACTCTCACAAGACAAAAATGGCATGTCTTTGCTATATAACCTCCACCGTCATCACAAACAATGGAATCAAGTAATTAAGCAAACTTAGTGCTAGTGAAGAAAACTGAGCTTAATCATTGCTTggattttcaaaactctaattaaaaatattgattatcACCTTTAACTTAGCTCTTGTCTGCTTAATAAATCAGAGGTTTTCGTGATGATTTCTCAGTGAAAAAGTACAAGTTAACTACTTAATGTTTCCATTAAACTTCTAGGAAAAAtggtccaattaaactaataccCTTTTGATTTACATTCTACTTAGTAACACTTTTGTAAAATTATTCACATTTAGTAAAAGTGATTAGATATTCCAAGGATGAAACAActtttatatggaaaaaaatccaatccttatttcattttcttttctttaaataaaataccTCTCTTAAGAAAATATTCCATTACAAATCTTAATAcctaatttgatatatttctaCTTTGTCCCATTTCTATTTAGGAAttctttattttacatttattcTTCCTATTCAcatatttataacttttatcCTTTATATAATCTAACAATAGTCACATATGCCAATATGGAGTAGAGAAGCCAAAGAAAGGCACAATTGAATATAAAATGTTATATAGTAAAATTGGTATTGCATTCTCAAATTTTAGGCGGATAGAGGCATAATACTTTTCCATCAAAGTAGTAGTCTTATTAAAAGATTGCTTCTTGATCAATACGAGCTAGTCAAATTGATCTAATTGACTGATTTACTCTTGAGAAGAAATTCAAGATGCTAAGAGGGTATATGATTAATCATATCAAGAAGTCAGTGTAGACTATGACGGGACTCCTCACAGTATGAGTGCCATCAGACCACACCAGTGTCGCCGACTCCACCGGTCTCTCCATCGTCATTCCTTGACCAGTAACAGTCACCACAAAagatttcttctccttttttaaCTTGAAAGAGAGCATGGGAGGATTCACTTCGACCTTCATACGTGGATGTTTTCTGATAATGACTTGTGCTTTATAAGTAGAGTTGGAGCGGCCAACATTTGTAACAGTTCTGGGAAACTCTACTTTAAAAGGCCTTAACTGCTTAACGTAAACTGTCATTGAAGGATAGTTGAGATCTTTTGGGGAACCTTTGCTGTCCTTTGGACAACTGCTGTTGTCTCCTGAAATGAGTCTCACCATTGTTGTGTTGTAACCCATGTCGCACAGCATCTGTGTGTAGTTGTCCTTAGTGGTTTCATACACTAATCCAGGACTTATAGCTTTAACTGGATCGACATGCCCAGACCCAAAACTCAGTACACCATGTAGATTTGCAGAAACTTTCATGGGCCGAGCAGTAGTCATAAGAGCAGACCGGATGGCTGAAGCAGACCAGGCGGGGTGGAAACTTTTAACATAAGCAGCAATTCCAGCAACATGGGGGCAAGCCATGGAGGTTCCTGATAATATGTTATATTCCACAGATATGCCGTCTACAAGTTTAGGAATAGGGGAGAATGCTGCCAATATATCTACTCCAGGGGCCGTTATATCTGGCTGCAACATTTAAAGGAACTCgggaaattgaaaaataatataaagaaagcCACAAGAGAGAGATAAATATCATGGACTGGCTAGATATACCTTCATAATTTCAGGTATGACTGAGTTTGGCCCTCGTGATGAAAAGGAAGCCACTACAGGAGCAGAAGAATCTTTGATCGCTTCACTCTTCAGTATCTTTGCTTCAGCTTTGCTGTAAGGAAGAATCCAGTAAtgttattgttatcattaaaacaaaaaacatcgaATAATTCGCAATGGCTCAGTTGCTAATTAGCAGAATCCTCACTTTGTGGACTTGTAGTAGGAATGGACGATTTGCAAGTCACTGTCATTTAGAGCTATTGTAGGTAAGGGGAAGACAGAAGCAACACCAGAATTATCCCATGTGATTGTTCCGGAGGCACCAGCCCAGTGAGCACCGTCATCTCCATGAGTGCTATCGCATAGTAGAATTTTTCCTTTCACTGCACTACTATTCAAACAATCCTTCACGCACACCCTGATATCCAAAGATAAATCCCTTGTTTAGTATGATATTTGTCCTCAACGAAATGCAATGTAAATGTGACCTTTAGCAGTAACTTACTTGGATAGGAATTCATTACAGGCATCTTTGAGGCTAGAATCATTTCCGTATATCATAGGGTACATGGATCCATTCATCgtgaaataattaaatgaacGACCCTGTTGATATAGAGAGAGCACCAGGTGGATAAGAAGATAGTACTTAGAATTACTAATGTAAACAACTAACCATTCACATATTGTTATATATTCGCTTAGAAATTGTTCTCTTTGGGCTCACTGGCCTCTAGGGCTTTCAAAAGCAAAAGTCTAAACATACTAGATGAGTCGTGAACTAAGGTGAAAGGAGAATTGATAATACTTACTGTTAGTTCTTTTCCATTGCCAAGAACCACCCTGTCAATAATTTTGCGATCAGTGGTGCTTGCTGCCACACTGACCATCCATGGTGCAACACTATTTATAGAGTATACTTCCGGACCTCTATTTCCTCCAGAATTCACAGTTAAAATACTTCTGGCCATGGCATGAAAAGCACCAATTGCTATGGGATCCTCTTCCAAAGCAACTGCAGCTTCAAATCCAAGGGAAATTGAAATGATGTCAACCCCATCTGCAATAGCATCATCAAAGGCAGCCAAAATGTCCGCGCTTGCGCACCCTATCAAAACACAGACTTTGTATATAGCAAGCCTTGCAGAGGGAACCCCTCCTCTTGCCTTTCCTTGTGCTAAGCCATGAAAACTCGCATTCTCTACATTGTTGCC
The sequence above is drawn from the Vitis riparia cultivar Riparia Gloire de Montpellier isolate 1030 chromosome 6, EGFV_Vit.rip_1.0, whole genome shotgun sequence genome and encodes:
- the LOC117915691 gene encoding protein THYLAKOID ASSEMBLY 8-like, chloroplastic — protein: MAIRAFSRSKIPIFSAKILQNLIKAPIKESTRFQFPVLEVGSYKPLLGSKLYHDGRPRGPLWRGKKLIGKEALFVILGLKRFKDDEENLRKFIKSHVLRLLKMDMVAVLTELERQEEVSLAVEVFRVIRKQDWYKPDVYLYKDLIIALAKCKKMDDAMQLWESMRKEDLFPDYQTYTEVIRGFLRYGSPADAMNIYEDMKKSPDPPEELPFRILLKGLLPHPLLRNRVKQDFEEIFPDRHVYDPPEEIFGVH
- the LOC117917045 gene encoding subtilisin-like protease SBT4.4 produces the protein MQVYVVYLGHLPENQAYSPMGQQYSILGSVLETSSISQAFVRSYRKSFNGFAARLTDREKERLANMEDVVSIFPSKTLQPQTSRSWDFMGFTESIRRRPCVESDVIIGVFDTGIWPESESFSDKGFGPIPRKWRGVCQGGKNFTCNNKLIGARNYNAKKAPDNYVRDIDGHGTHTASTAAGNPVTASFFGVAKGTARGGDPSARIAAYKVCHPSGCEEADIMAAFDDAIADGVDIITISLGLGGAVDFTIDSIAIGAFHAMQKGILTVNSAGNNGPKRATAVGVAPWLLSVAASSTDRRIISKVILGDGTRLTGAAINSFQLRGEKFPLVYGKDATSKCDAFSAQRCISKCLDSKLVKGKIVVCQAFWGLQEAFKAGAVGAIMLNDFQTDVSFIVPLPASALRPKRFNKLLSYINSTKSPEATILRSVSRKDASAPVVAQFSSRGPNIILPEILKPDISAPGVDILAAFSPLASPSEISGDKRVARYNIISGTSMACPHVAGVAAYVKTFHPNWSPSAIQSALMTTAWRMNATRTPDGELAYGSGHVNPVKAISPGLIYHAHKQDYVNMLCGMGYDSKNMRLITGENSQCPKNSTFSAKDLNYPSMAVKVPPNKPFKVEFPRRVKNVGPAPSIYKAEVTTTSPRLKVRVIPNVLSFRSLNEEKPFAVSVVGKGLGLMESALLVWSDGRHLVKSPIVVYTDNDMPSD
- the LOC117917046 gene encoding subtilisin-like protease SBT4.6 codes for the protein MLMIGQVYIAYLGSLPEGEFSPMSQHLSVLDDVLEGSSATDSLVRSYKRSFNGFAAKLTEKEREKLANKEGVVSIFENKILKLQTTRSWDFMGFSETARRKPALESDVIIGVFDTGIWPESQSFSDKDFGPPPRKWKGVCSGGESFTCNKKVIGARIYNSLNDTFDNEVRDIDGHGSHTASIAAGNNVENASFHGLAQGKARGGVPSARLAIYKVCVLIGCASADILAAFDDAIADGVDIISISLGFEAAVALEEDPIAIGAFHAMARSILTVNSGGNRGPEVYSINSVAPWMVSVAASTTDRKIIDRVVLGNGKELTGRSFNYFTMNGSMYPMIYGNDSSLKDACNEFLSKVCVKDCLNSSAVKGKILLCDSTHGDDGAHWAGASGTITWDNSGVASVFPLPTIALNDSDLQIVHSYYKSTNKAEAKILKSEAIKDSSAPVVASFSSRGPNSVIPEIMKPDITAPGVDILAAFSPIPKLVDGISVEYNILSGTSMACPHVAGIAAYVKSFHPAWSASAIRSALMTTARPMKVSANLHGVLSFGSGHVDPVKAISPGLVYETTKDNYTQMLCDMGYNTTMVRLISGDNSSCPKDSKGSPKDLNYPSMTVYVKQLRPFKVEFPRTVTNVGRSNSTYKAQVIIRKHPRMKVEVNPPMLSFKLKKEKKSFVVTVTGQGMTMERPVESATLVWSDGTHTVRSPVIVYTDFLI